In Flammeovirgaceae bacterium, a single window of DNA contains:
- a CDS encoding ABC transporter permease translates to MYKSYLKIGWRNLLRNKGLFAINASGLALGIATCLMIMMYVQDELSYDRYNEKADQIVRVVLRGKVNGETIKEAVTPAPVGPTLKREFPEVLDATRLRKTGAPTIAYKENTYRHNQVAFVDPNFFDVFTLPFIKGDARTALKGPNSIVLTQREAKKFFGGADPINKLLVFKETNQAYKVTGVIKKVPDNSHFHFDLFASLEGVPHARENNWLESNYFTYLLMAKGASPEAFEKKLPAIINKYMGPQVAQLGMTYEKFREDGNEIGLFVQRLTDIHLFSDFSASSELEAGGDINTVYIFGAVAVFMLVIACINFMNLSTAGATRRSKEIGVKKVLGSRKNQLVQQFLVESFISTIVAMALGILLVVAVLPIFNQLSGKGFEIGFLLSPKTIGLLIVLALSIGLLAGSYPAFFLSSIKPIAAMKNKLPGTGKSHGIRSTLVVVQFVISSTLILAIIIVSQQMYYIQNKNIGYSRDHRIVLRESYLLGNNESVFKEQLLSDPRIENVTVSAFVPAGPTDNNMTSVWTDKNPEGFRRTIVYRIDENYIPTMGMELMAGRNFYKNTGGGQDKVIVNEALVRALAIEGDPIGQTITRRTDNDGGTGTLTIVGVIRDFHFRSLHEPIAPLMMVNDPYGGLIIKANTTDMAGLIQSINAKWQSFDIGEPFTYALLDELYNETYLSEQKMGGILRVFGLVTIFVACLGLFGLVTFTAEQRVKEIGIRKVLGASVAQIVSMLSKDLLRPVALSFVIAFPVGFYFMDKWLQGFAYRIEVQWWVFLVAGVGTLWVAFFTLSFKTVRAALANPVQSLRTE, encoded by the coding sequence ATGTACAAAAGTTATCTGAAGATTGGCTGGAGGAATTTGTTAAGGAACAAGGGGTTGTTTGCCATAAATGCCTCCGGGCTGGCGCTGGGCATTGCCACATGCCTGATGATCATGATGTACGTTCAGGATGAACTGAGCTATGACCGCTACAATGAAAAAGCCGACCAAATAGTGCGGGTGGTTTTGCGGGGAAAGGTGAATGGCGAAACCATCAAGGAGGCCGTTACACCCGCACCGGTTGGCCCCACGCTGAAAAGGGAATTTCCCGAAGTATTGGATGCCACCCGTTTAAGAAAGACAGGGGCGCCAACGATTGCCTACAAAGAAAACACATATAGGCACAACCAGGTGGCCTTCGTGGACCCGAATTTCTTTGATGTTTTCACCCTTCCCTTTATTAAGGGCGATGCCAGGACTGCGCTTAAAGGGCCCAACTCGATTGTGTTGACACAAAGGGAAGCCAAAAAATTCTTTGGCGGTGCGGACCCCATCAATAAGCTGCTTGTATTTAAAGAAACCAATCAGGCCTATAAGGTCACCGGTGTCATCAAAAAGGTGCCTGACAATTCCCATTTTCACTTCGACCTATTTGCTTCCCTGGAAGGGGTACCGCACGCCAGGGAAAACAACTGGCTGGAATCCAATTATTTTACCTACTTGTTAATGGCCAAAGGGGCCAGCCCTGAGGCATTTGAAAAAAAACTACCTGCCATTATCAATAAGTACATGGGTCCCCAGGTGGCTCAACTGGGAATGACCTATGAAAAATTCAGGGAGGATGGAAATGAAATAGGCCTTTTTGTCCAGCGGTTGACCGATATCCACCTCTTTTCGGATTTCTCGGCCTCAAGTGAACTGGAAGCAGGCGGGGACATAAACACCGTATACATTTTTGGGGCCGTTGCCGTGTTTATGTTGGTGATTGCCTGCATCAATTTTATGAACCTTTCCACGGCAGGCGCTACGAGGCGGAGCAAGGAAATTGGCGTAAAGAAGGTATTGGGCTCAAGAAAAAACCAACTGGTGCAGCAATTCCTGGTGGAGTCGTTCATCTCAACCATTGTGGCCATGGCTTTGGGCATCCTGCTGGTGGTGGCGGTGCTGCCCATTTTCAATCAGCTGTCGGGCAAAGGGTTTGAAATTGGCTTTTTGTTAAGCCCAAAAACCATAGGCCTGCTCATTGTGCTGGCATTGTCCATTGGCTTATTGGCAGGGAGCTATCCCGCATTTTTCCTTTCTTCAATCAAGCCCATAGCTGCCATGAAAAACAAATTGCCCGGAACAGGAAAAAGCCATGGCATCCGGAGCACGTTGGTGGTGGTGCAATTCGTGATTTCCTCCACGCTTATCCTGGCCATCATCATTGTAAGCCAGCAAATGTACTATATACAAAACAAAAACATTGGCTACAGCCGTGACCATCGAATAGTGTTGAGGGAATCCTATCTATTGGGAAACAACGAAAGCGTATTCAAGGAACAACTTTTGTCAGATCCCCGCATTGAAAACGTAACTGTTTCGGCATTTGTACCCGCTGGCCCCACGGACAATAATATGACCAGTGTGTGGACGGACAAAAACCCGGAAGGGTTTCGGAGGACCATTGTATACCGTATAGATGAAAACTACATACCCACCATGGGCATGGAGTTGATGGCTGGCCGGAATTTTTACAAAAACACCGGGGGAGGGCAAGACAAAGTTATTGTCAATGAAGCCCTCGTAAGGGCGCTGGCCATTGAGGGGGACCCGATAGGGCAAACCATTACGCGAAGAACGGACAATGATGGAGGGACAGGGACATTGACCATAGTGGGGGTCATCAGGGATTTCCATTTCAGGTCGTTGCATGAGCCCATTGCACCGCTCATGATGGTCAACGATCCGTATGGCGGGTTGATTATAAAAGCAAACACAACGGACATGGCAGGCCTTATCCAAAGCATCAATGCCAAATGGCAGTCTTTTGATATCGGGGAGCCTTTCACCTACGCGTTGCTAGACGAGCTATACAATGAAACCTACCTGTCCGAGCAAAAAATGGGGGGTATACTACGGGTTTTTGGCCTGGTGACCATCTTTGTGGCCTGCCTCGGGCTATTCGGATTGGTGACCTTCACCGCTGAACAACGGGTAAAAGAAATAGGCATCAGGAAGGTCCTTGGCGCAAGCGTGGCCCAAATCGTTTCCATGCTTTCAAAAGACCTGTTGCGGCCAGTGGCCCTTTCGTTCGTTATTGCGTTTCCGGTAGGGTTTTATTTTATGGATAAATGGTTGCAGGGATTTGCCTATAGGATCGAGGTACAATGGTGGGTTTTTCTTGTTGCAGGGGTGGGCACGTTATGGGTTGCTTTTTTTACCCTAAGTTTCAAAACGGTGCGGGCAGCCTTGGCCAACCCTGTTCAATCGCTCCGTACCGAGTGA
- a CDS encoding helix-turn-helix transcriptional regulator: MKKYQLGEFEEIVMLTVAILYKEAYGVSIKKEIETRLNRTVSVGALQTALKRLEDKGYLKSYEGGATEERAGRPKKFFQITALGKRAMEHVKATRDALWGSISKMAWDSKSLAIPI; this comes from the coding sequence ATGAAGAAATACCAATTGGGCGAGTTTGAGGAGATCGTCATGCTCACTGTGGCAATCTTATACAAAGAAGCCTATGGTGTGTCCATAAAAAAGGAAATTGAAACGCGGTTGAACCGAACCGTGAGCGTGGGCGCCCTTCAAACTGCACTGAAGCGATTGGAAGACAAGGGGTACCTTAAATCCTATGAAGGCGGTGCCACGGAAGAAAGGGCAGGGCGTCCCAAAAAATTCTTCCAAATAACGGCATTGGGCAAACGGGCCATGGAGCATGTGAAAGCCACACGGGACGCACTATGGGGCTCCATATCGAAAATGGCGTGGGACTCAAAATCCCTGGCCATCCCAATATGA